A region from the Metopolophium dirhodum isolate CAU chromosome 9, ASM1992520v1, whole genome shotgun sequence genome encodes:
- the LOC132952812 gene encoding uncharacterized protein LOC132952812: MFEVFDVLQANRAKTLDSRVAIKISQTHRQYKSAPNVAVSNNSAGDAPETWWPSTTEIMRRCKSMPNMSVRSNSADNIPDIGLPFDASTERQVSIDSPSTELSVTAPGTTEVGEIEAPSNASSSLPHVWPVEDVVLQSSPMCSMEALQFDNAETKNCLTKPLVHQEISIQDMVVTRGGRSDTDTNSTVPAVIPKRRSLWSRTKRFVRRMICCCGAKSA; this comes from the coding sequence CGTTGGATTCTCGAGTTGCAATAAAGATTTCACAGACGCACAGGCAATATAAATCGGCGCCTAATGTGGCTGTGTCGAATAACTCCGCAGGTGATGCACCCGAGACCTGGTGGCCGTCTACGACTGAAATCATGCGACGATGTAAATCGATGCCTAATATGTCTGTGCGATCAAACTCCGCAGACAATATACCCGATATCGGGTTACCTTTCGACGCATCCACGGAGAGGCAAGTCTCGATAGATTCACCGTCCACTGAGTTGTCAGTAACGGCACCTGGCACTACAGAAGTTGGCGAGATCGAGGCGCCGTCAAACGCCTCGTCATCTTTGCCACATGTTTGGCCGGTCGAAGACGTCGTGTTGCAGTCAAGTCCGATGTGCAGCATGGAAGCACTACAGTTTGACAATGCCGAGACTAAAAACTGTTTGACTAAACCGTTGGTCCACCAGGAAATCAGTATCCAGGATATGGTGGTAACCCGCGGCGGTCGCAGTGACACAGACACGAACTCGACGGTACCCGCGGTTATTCCCAAACGCCGCTCTCTGTGGAGCCGGACGAAAAGATTCGTCCGGCGAATGATTTGTTGTTGCGGTGCTAAATCGGCATAG